A genomic window from Syntrophorhabdales bacterium includes:
- a CDS encoding FAD-binding protein translates to MGRQQIETIESDVLCVGGGIAGLMAAISARDGGASVVIAEKGNALYSGRGRAGNDHFWCYIPEVHGSDTDSFLKECLKGPKLRIMQAGTSMKVMRTFLENSFEVVKLWDSWGIPMKHDGKWEFSGHSFPGDIFTHLKYKGHTQKKVLTGKALEKGARIVNRVMIFDLLRDSGGVCGAMGIDTRENRMYVFKAKSVIVATGVVERLYPSPVPGWMASTPGCLSLTGDGRIMAYRAGAALVGPESPKRHMGPRYFGRYGQATWVGVLRDPHGKPIGPYVTKPDRKYGDMTMEARSTILEDYLKSGRGPVYMDCRGISDEDYAYMMEAFVHEGLTSLIDYMKEEKIDLRRNPVEFGTYHIYPEAKVWINEKAETSVAGLYAAGDESIVSIGPAATYGWIAGRSAADFARGKASSGSAPDAYVEQRAGAIDDMLTREQGPDWKETNIALQQIMQDYVGPVRTETLMSAGLSYVKRLKDKAATSMIARNRWELTRALETQNLLDLGELVFLAARERKETRALHNRPDFPITNPVLDDKAIFVRLVDGRPVMEWKKAE, encoded by the coding sequence ATGGGGAGACAACAGATCGAGACGATTGAGTCGGATGTGCTCTGCGTGGGCGGGGGCATTGCCGGTCTTATGGCCGCGATCAGCGCAAGGGATGGCGGTGCGTCCGTTGTCATAGCTGAAAAAGGCAACGCTCTTTACAGCGGCCGCGGCCGTGCTGGCAATGACCATTTCTGGTGCTACATCCCAGAGGTGCACGGCTCTGATACGGATTCCTTTCTGAAGGAATGCCTCAAGGGACCGAAGCTTCGCATCATGCAGGCAGGCACCAGCATGAAAGTCATGAGAACCTTTCTCGAGAATTCTTTCGAGGTCGTCAAGCTATGGGACAGCTGGGGCATCCCCATGAAACATGACGGAAAATGGGAGTTTTCAGGCCACTCCTTCCCGGGCGACATCTTCACTCACCTCAAGTATAAAGGGCACACGCAGAAGAAGGTACTCACAGGCAAGGCTCTTGAAAAAGGAGCGAGGATAGTCAACAGGGTGATGATCTTCGATCTCCTGCGTGATTCCGGAGGCGTATGCGGCGCCATGGGCATCGACACCCGGGAGAACCGGATGTACGTATTTAAGGCAAAGAGTGTGATCGTCGCGACCGGAGTGGTCGAGCGCCTCTACCCTTCGCCCGTGCCAGGATGGATGGCAAGCACGCCCGGATGCCTTTCTCTCACAGGTGACGGCCGCATCATGGCTTACAGGGCCGGAGCTGCGCTCGTGGGTCCCGAGAGTCCCAAACGCCACATGGGACCGCGTTATTTCGGCCGGTATGGGCAGGCAACGTGGGTGGGGGTCCTGAGGGACCCGCATGGGAAGCCCATCGGGCCTTACGTGACAAAACCCGACAGAAAGTATGGCGATATGACCATGGAGGCGAGGAGCACCATCCTTGAAGATTACCTTAAATCAGGCAGAGGACCGGTTTACATGGATTGCCGGGGCATATCCGACGAGGATTACGCGTACATGATGGAAGCTTTTGTCCATGAAGGTCTTACATCGTTGATAGATTATATGAAAGAAGAAAAAATCGATCTGCGCAGGAATCCTGTTGAATTCGGCACGTATCACATTTATCCGGAAGCAAAAGTATGGATCAATGAAAAAGCAGAAACGTCGGTAGCAGGTCTTTACGCAGCAGGTGACGAGTCTATCGTGAGTATAGGGCCTGCTGCAACGTACGGCTGGATCGCTGGACGAAGCGCTGCAGACTTTGCACGAGGCAAGGCCTCTTCCGGAAGCGCACCGGATGCGTATGTCGAGCAGAGGGCCGGCGCGATTGACGACATGCTGACTCGTGAGCAGGGGCCGGACTGGAAAGAGACGAATATTGCGCTGCAGCAGATCATGCAGGATTATGTCGGGCCGGTCCGCACAGAGACACTCATGTCTGCAGGGCTGAGCTATGTGAAGCGCCTTAAGGACAAAGCGGCGACATCGATGATTGCGAGAAACCGCTGGGAACTCACCAGGGCGCTCGAGACGCAGAACCTGCTTGATCTGGGTGAACTGGTCTTTCTCGCAGCGCGAGAACGGAAGGAAACAAGAGCACTCCACAACAGGCCTGATTTCCCCATCACCAACCCCGTGCTCGATGACAAGGCAATTTTCGTCAGGCTGGTTGACGGCAGGCCTGTCATGGAATGGAAAAAAGC